A window from Drosophila subobscura isolate 14011-0131.10 chromosome O, UCBerk_Dsub_1.0, whole genome shotgun sequence encodes these proteins:
- the LOC117899658 gene encoding esterase GA18864 encodes MTNNDAAVEAPSSSRASSSKQQPKLEITERVRVLCLHGYRQDGDAFKNKLGSFRKFTSKYAEFVFISAPHIAAPLESAAEPVPQQRSWWANKDDGTFKGTNKGGPAFGFQESLRLVEEAWKTQGPFQGLLGFSQGACFVGLICGLAKKKLTSIRPEFAVLSSGFVSGSLVHMSAYEEPISIPTLHIHGLTDEIIPKDMSASLASHFKNVEILEHSGGHYFPATAQQKQTYINFFQDRLQEYLEHLELQQNSSVSFVESDDDGDANDAEVAAATAAAGSDLDDSD; translated from the exons ATGACCAACAATGATGCAGCAGTGGAAGCGCCCAGTTCCAGTCGCGCCAGCTCCAGtaaacagcagccaaaactGGAAATCACCGAGAGAGTACGCGTCCTGTGCCTGCACGGATACCGCCAAGACGGCGATGCTTTCAAAAACAAACTCGGATCATTCCGAAAATTTACATCGAAATATGCCGAATTTGTGTTCATCTCTGCGCCACACATTGCAGCACCGCTAGAGTCTGCTGCCGAGCCGGTACCCCAGCAACGCAGTTGGTGGGCCAACAAAGACGATGGCACGTTCAAGGGCACCAACAAGGGAGGACCGGCTTTTGGCTTCCAGGAGAGTCTGCGGCTCGTGGAGGAGGCCTGGAAGACACAAGGGCCATTCCAAGGACTGCTCGGGTTCTCTCAGGGTGCCTGCTTCGTGGGCTTAATCTGCGGTctggccaaaaaaaagt TGACCTCCATTCGGCCTGAGTTTGCGGTACTTTCCTCGGGCTTTGTTTCCGGCAGCCTGGTGCATATGAGCGCCTACGAGGAGCCCATCAGCATTCCCACCCTCCACATCCATGGCCTCACCGATGAAATCATACCCAAAGACATGAGCGCATCGCTGGCGTCACACTTCAAGAATGTCGAGATCCTGGAGCACAGCGGCGGCCACTACTTCCCGGCCACggcgcagcagaagcagacgtACATCAACTTCTTTCAAGATCGCCTGCAGGAGTACCTGGAGcacctggagctgcagcagaacagcagtgTCTCGTTCGTCGAGAGcgacgacgatggcgatgccAATGATGCTGAGGTGGCCGCTGCAACGGCGGCCGCTGGCTCCGATCTGGACGATAGTGATTAG
- the LOC117899659 gene encoding transcription factor A, mitochondrial isoform X1 has translation MIYTTTLLSRGSIIGSLINKVRQVVAKTHDSSAHPIEIEKQFTPTTSCANRPLAVANLSNSPVQQSKTLEEQVGLPPRPKKPLTPYFRFMREMRPKLIATNPSITTIEVVRQLAKSWVDADTKLKERLQVEFKKDQQVYIEQRTKYDATLTDEQRAGIKQLKQDIVEAKERRQLRKRVKELGRPKKPASAFLRFIVSERVNTPQPPQQTYREWHQKTTAKWSRLSDAEKAVYLQDTRKELELYKKAITVWEEKMIRLGHIDVVRHGNLIDPPEPKARKAQPVKEK, from the exons ATGATTTATACAACAACGCTACTGTCGCGTGGGTCCATCATCGGATCGCTAATCAACAAAGTCAGGCAAGTTGTAGCCAAAACTCACGACTCTTCTGCACATCCTATTGAAAtcgaaaaacaatttacacCCACAACATCATGCGCCAACAGACCCCTGGCCGTTGCCAACCTCAGCAACAGTCCCGTGCAGCAGTCAAAGACACTCGAGGAGCAGGTGGGCCTACCACCACGTCCCAAGAAGCCACTGACCCCGTATTTCCGATTCATGCGTGAGATGCGACCAAAGCTGATAGCTACCAATCCGAGCATAACCACCATTGAGGTGGTGCGCCAACTGGCAAAGAGCTGGGTGGATGCAGACACCAAGCTGAAGGAGCGTCTGCAGGTCGAGTTCAAGAAGGACCAGCAGGTGTACATTGAGCAGCGTACAAAGTACGACGCCACGCTGACTGACGAGCAGCGTGCCGGCAtcaagcagctgaagcaggaCATAGTCGAGGCCAAGGAGCGCCGGCAATTGCGCAAGCGGGTCAAAGAACTAGGACGCCCCAAGAAACCTGCCTCAGCCTTCCTGCGCTTTATCGTCAGTGAGCGCGTGAATACACCCCAACCGCCACAGCAAACGTACCGTGAGTGGCATCAGAAGACGACGGCCAAGTGGTCCCGCCTCTCCGATGCCGAGAAGGCCGTCTACCTTCAAGACACACGCAAGGAGCTCGAGCTCTACAA AAAAGCCATTACCGTTTGGGAGGAGAAAATGATACGCCTGGGCCACATCGATGTTGTGCGCCACGGAAACCTGATTGATCCCCCCGAGCCAAAGGCCCGCAAGGCGCAGCCCGTCAAAGAGAAGTAA
- the LOC117899659 gene encoding transcription factor A, mitochondrial isoform X2: MIYTTTLLSRGSIIGSLINKVRPLAVANLSNSPVQQSKTLEEQVGLPPRPKKPLTPYFRFMREMRPKLIATNPSITTIEVVRQLAKSWVDADTKLKERLQVEFKKDQQVYIEQRTKYDATLTDEQRAGIKQLKQDIVEAKERRQLRKRVKELGRPKKPASAFLRFIVSERVNTPQPPQQTYREWHQKTTAKWSRLSDAEKAVYLQDTRKELELYKKAITVWEEKMIRLGHIDVVRHGNLIDPPEPKARKAQPVKEK, from the exons ATGATTTATACAACAACGCTACTGTCGCGTGGGTCCATCATCGGATCGCTAATCAACAAAGTCAG ACCCCTGGCCGTTGCCAACCTCAGCAACAGTCCCGTGCAGCAGTCAAAGACACTCGAGGAGCAGGTGGGCCTACCACCACGTCCCAAGAAGCCACTGACCCCGTATTTCCGATTCATGCGTGAGATGCGACCAAAGCTGATAGCTACCAATCCGAGCATAACCACCATTGAGGTGGTGCGCCAACTGGCAAAGAGCTGGGTGGATGCAGACACCAAGCTGAAGGAGCGTCTGCAGGTCGAGTTCAAGAAGGACCAGCAGGTGTACATTGAGCAGCGTACAAAGTACGACGCCACGCTGACTGACGAGCAGCGTGCCGGCAtcaagcagctgaagcaggaCATAGTCGAGGCCAAGGAGCGCCGGCAATTGCGCAAGCGGGTCAAAGAACTAGGACGCCCCAAGAAACCTGCCTCAGCCTTCCTGCGCTTTATCGTCAGTGAGCGCGTGAATACACCCCAACCGCCACAGCAAACGTACCGTGAGTGGCATCAGAAGACGACGGCCAAGTGGTCCCGCCTCTCCGATGCCGAGAAGGCCGTCTACCTTCAAGACACACGCAAGGAGCTCGAGCTCTACAA AAAAGCCATTACCGTTTGGGAGGAGAAAATGATACGCCTGGGCCACATCGATGTTGTGCGCCACGGAAACCTGATTGATCCCCCCGAGCCAAAGGCCCGCAAGGCGCAGCCCGTCAAAGAGAAGTAA